A region from the Vicia villosa cultivar HV-30 ecotype Madison, WI linkage group LG3, Vvil1.0, whole genome shotgun sequence genome encodes:
- the LOC131660873 gene encoding probable protein phosphatase 2C 12 — MSSRNERQHQHQHQNQHQHQHQNQHQHQHQNQHQHQHQNQHQHHTVPLAVLLKRELANEKVEKSDLVVVYSQASENKKGEDFTLIKTERQRVVADGVSTYSVFGLFDGHNGSAAAVYTKENLLNNVLSAIPPDLNRDEWVAALPRALVAGFVKTDKDFQQKAKTSGTTVTFVIIEGWVITVASVGDSRCILEPSEGGIHYLSADHRLDTNEEERARITSSGGEVGRLNTGGGAEVGPLRCWPGGLCLSRSIGDMDVGEFIVPVPYVKQVKISTSGGRLIICSDGVWDALSAEAVLDCCRGMSAEAAAPHIVKESLQAKGLRDDTTCIVVDILPQEKPPTSAPTQKRPVKGMLKAIFRKKSSEPSSYIEKEYVEPDMVRELYEEGSAMLSERFETKYPLCNMFKLFMCAVCQVEIKPGEGISVHEGAPNQGKPRPWDGPFLCSSCQEKKEAMEGKRTSDRHNRGSD, encoded by the exons ATGTCTAGTCGGAATGAACGCCAACACCAACATCAACATCAAAACCAGCACCAACACCAACATCAAaatcaacatcaacatcaacatcaaaACCAGCACCAACATCAACATCAAAATCAACATCAACACCATACCGTTCCTCTTGCAGTGCTTTTGAAGCGTGAATTGGCGAATGAGAAAGTTGAGAAATCGGATTTGGTTGTTGTGTATAGCCAAGCTAGCGAGAACAAGAAAGGAGAGGATTTCACGTTGATAAAGACCGAAAGGCAAAGAGTGGTTGCAGATGGGGTTTCTACCTATTCTGTTTTTGGG CTATTTGATGGACACAATGGATCTGCTGCTGCCGTTTATAccaaggagaatcttctgaacaaTGTTTTAAGTGCCATTCCCCCAGATCTCAACAGAGATGAGTGGGTAGCAGCATTGCCGAGGGCTTTGGTTGCTGGCTTTGTAAAAACTGATAAAGATTTTCAACAAAAAG CTAAAACATCAGGAACAACTGTAACCTTTGTGATTATAGAAGGATGGGTTATAACAGTTGCATCAGTTGGTGATTCccgttgcatacttgaaccttctgaagGTGGGATTCATTACTTGTCAGCAGATCATCGACTAGACACCAATGAAGAGGA GAGGGCGCGCATCACTTCTAGTGGGGGTGAAGTTGGTCGGCTAAACACAGGTGGAGGTGCGGAG GTTGGCCCGTTGAGATGTTGGCCTGGTGGTCTGTGTCTTTCTCGATCCATTGGTGATATGGATGTTGGTGAATTTATTGTCCCTGTACCATATGTAAAGCAAGTAAAG ATTTCCACTTCTGGAGGAAGACTTATTATCTGCAGTGATGGAGTCTGGGATGCTCTATCTGCAGAAGCGGTCCTTGATTGTTGTCGTGGCATGTCAGCGGAGGCTGCAGCACCACATATTGTAAAA GAATCTTTGCAAGCAAAGGGACTTAGGGATGACACAACTTGCATCGTGGTTGATATATTACCGCAGGAGAAGCCACCTACTTCTGCACCAACACAAAAGAGACCGGTAAAAGGAATGTTGAAGGCCATTTTTCGGAAAAAGTCCTCTGAGCCATCTTCATATATTGAAAAAGAATACGTTGAGCCAGATATGGTACGGGAATTATACGAGGAAGGATCTGCCATGCTTTCAGAAAG GTTTGAAACAAAATATCCACTCTGCAACATGTTCAAGTTATTCATGTGTGCAGTATGTCAAGTTGAGATTAAACCCGGGGAGGGCATTTCAGTACACGAGGGTGCGCCTAACCAAGGGAAACCGCGCCCCTGGGATGGACCTTTCCTATGCTCAAGttgccaagaaaagaaagaagccATGGAAGGGAAACGAACATCAG ATAGACATAACAGGGGAAGTGACTAA